TTTCCGGCGGCTCCCAGGCCCAGCCGAAGCCGTCTTTGGGCGGTGGGGCGCCGCCCCCGAACGGCGCGTCCTCGTCGAGGTCCTCGTCTTCGCCGGGCAGCGCGAACGGTGCGCCGAACGGCGTCCCCGGCTGCCCCGCCGGGACGGGTGGCGGGGTCGGGACCGGCGGCGGTTTGGGCGCCGGCGGTGCCTTGGGCGGCGGCGTCGGCTTGCCCGCCGCCGGTGTGGACGCGGGCGCGGCGGGCTGCTCCTGGCGTAGGGTGGACAGCGGGAAACCGGTGAACGGCTCGTCGGTCGCTTGCACGATCGACTCGGGCGAGATCGTGCGCGGCGGCGGCAGCGTGCGCTGCGGCGGCGCCGCGGCGATGGCCGGTGCGGCCGGCGGTGGCGCCGGCGGCGCGGGCGGTACGAGCTCCACGCCCGGGCGGAACGGCTCGACCGCGCCCTGCGGCGGCACCTCGCCGGCTCCCGTGCCGACCAGCACGATGCGCGAGAGCGGCAGCAGCTGCGCGTCGGGCCGCGCCGCCAGGTCGCGCAGCTCGTCGAGATACGACTCGGGCATCTCTTCGATCGCCATCGCCTCGAGCACGAGGTCGACGGTCTGCGCGACCGCGTGCTTGGGCGGGATGCGGGTGAACGTCAGCAGCGACTGCCAGACGTCGCCTTTGACCAGCGCCATCAGCTTGCGCCAGTAGTCGATCGGCTGATAGGCCTCGAACAGTCCCGCCTCGCGCTTCGCGCGCCCGTAGAGCGCGGCGATGCGGCGGCCGAGCGGGTCGGCCGGCGGCGAGGGTTCGATCAGCACCACCCGCTTGGCGACCCGCGCCAGCTCGGTGAGCACCTGGCCGTGGAAGCCGGGATCGATCTCGTGCAGGTAGTGCATCGCGACGGCCGCGTCGTAGGCGGCCTCGCCGGCCGGAATCATCGTCGCGCTGCCGCGGATCGCGCCGGCGCCCAGCTTCTCGACGCGCGTCAACGTCTCGTCGTCGGCGCTCAGCACGTCGGCTTTGACGCCGATCTCGAGCGCGCGGGCGATCCAGGCGCCGTCGTTCGGCAGGCCCAGGAACAGCACGCGCTCGCCCGAGCGCAGCGCCATCGCGTCCCAGATCTGCTCGTCGATGCGGTAGGACTCGCGCTGAAAATCAGAGGGATTGGTCATCTAGGGAAGGTGGGACTCGAACCCACATGAGCTCTCGCTCGGTCGCTTTTGAGGCGACTGCGTATACCGTTTCGCCACTTCCCCGTGTACCATGCTCCCGGCCCGCGCATTCGCGGCAACCCAGGCGCGCTCCGCTTCGCCGAACCGGCCGGCGGACGATCCGGCCGCCGCGCTCAGGGCATACGTGATGCGAACCGGCCCCGGGGTCAACGTCAGACGCAACGTACCGTTGGATTGGTGCGGTTCCCAGCGGGCCGCGAGCACCGCCCGCGGCGGCCACGAGACGGCCGTCGCCTCGCGGCCGTCGGCCGAGGCGACCACCACGCCGCCCCGCTCCGCGTGCAGCTCGACGGGGACGCCCGCGGCCGCGTCCGCCACCGGCTGATCGCCGTCGTAGGCCAGCCGGCCGGTCAGCGCGTCGAGCACGACGCCGCGTTCGGCCGGCGCCCGCGGGAACGTGTCCTCGCGATCGACCACGACGCGCGCGCCGTGCGGATCGAGCGCGATCGTGCGCGCGAAACACGCCGGCCCGGTGACCAGGTCCGGCACGCGCAGCCGCGTGTCGACCACGGCGCGCGGGCCGCGCTGCGCGATCGTCGCCGCGACGTCACGGTTGAACGTGCCGGCCGGATACGAACGGGTCCACTTGCCGATCCGGTCGGTCGTCGAGGGCGGCGGCGGCACGCTGACGTCGTCGCGCCACGCGCCGGTCGCGTCGAACGCGTTGACGCCCGTCGCGAGGTCTTCGAGGACCGGACTGCGTCCGCCGCCGCGCGGTACGAGCACGACCCGCAGGCGGTCGTTCTGCAGCACGACGTCGTCCTGGCCGTCGGCGAACACGTCGGCGTCCCAGGCCAGCGCGGCGTCGGGCGCGACGCTGCGCAGCCCGGCCAGCGGCACGAGCGCATGCGGCGAGAGCAGGACCGCATCGCGCGAAGCCGACGAGCGCGGCGCCGGCGAGGGCGGCGGAACGTCGCCGGAATCGTCGGGCAGCGCGACGCGCACGCGGTCGACGACGAGCGTCCCGTCGCGCGCGCCCAGCGCGATCGTCTTTCCGTCGACGGGATCGTGCACGCTAATCGGCGCGTCGCCCCAATTGACGGCGACGGTGAACGACGCGTCGGGACCGACCAAGTGCGCAAGCGTCACGTCGCCCAGGCCGGCGACCGGCGCGAAGGGCACGGCGTCGACGATACGGCCGCCCGCGCGCGCGTAGGCGCGCAGGCGCGCGCGCGAGAGCGCGTCGAGCTGCGTTCCGGGTGGAACGACCAGCCACGGCTGCGCGTGCAGCGCCGTCCCACCGAGCGCGTGCGGATCGACCAGCGCGCAGGAGATCGCGGCGGCGCGGCACGCGTCGAGCGCGCGTTGCGTCGCCGCCAGGGCCGAGGCGATCGCGGCGTTGCCGGCCGGTCCCGGCGCGGACGCCGCCGGCCAGACGATCGCGCCCGCGGTCACGCGGTGCGTGCGCTCGAGCAGCGGCCCGTAGCGGCGCACCAGCGCGGCGAACCGCGCCGTCGGTGCGTACCGCGGCGAGGCGCCCGGGGGCGGATACGGGATCGCCGCGTCCCAGCCGTAGAGCGCGTTCGAGAACGGTGCCTCCCACCCGAACGGCGCCAGCGTGTCTTGCAGCGGAAAGTCGACGACGCCCTTGACGCCCCACGCCAACAGCTCGTAGAGCGCGAGCGTCGTGTTGGTCGGCGAGACGCTGCGCGGCAGCGGGTCCTCGGGCTGCGCCAGCCAGCCGGCTTGGAACTCGCTCATGGCGAGTGGCACGTGCGGTTGCGTCGTCAACAGCGCCGTCGCGACGTCGAGCTCGCTGCGGTCGTGCGCGCCGATCTGCGCCGCGTCGCTCTGATACCAGTTGCCCATCGCCCAGACCGGTGACGAGGCCGGCACCTTCATGTCGTAAGTGTTGATGAACAGCGGCGTGCGCGGCCCGACGACCGCGCGCACCTGCGCGGCCAGCCAGCCGAGATATGCGTGCAGGTGCGGCGCCGGGTAGGTGTCGTTGTCGATGTAGGCGCCTTGATCGTCGTCGAGCTGGACCGCCAGCACGCGGTCCGCGACCGGGCGAAACTCGGCCAGCGCGCGGCGCAGCCAGCGCGCGGCGTAGCGGCGGTGCGTCGCGTTCGCCAGCCATTGCGCGGCGGCGGCGTCGCTGTGCGCGTTCTGCAGCGTCGCGGTCGCCGGATAGCGCCCTTCGAGCACGTCGTGGAGCGGCATTCCGTACGCGGGCCGCCGCAACAGCCACGCCGGATAGCCGCCGTTGCGCCACTCGTTGCGGATCACCGGCCCCGGCCGCACGATGAAGTAGAAGCCCAGTTCCTTGCCCAGCCGCAGCACCTCGCGCAGGTTGCGGCGCGGATCGGTGTGGCCGTCGAAGTCGAACGCGCCGTCGGCCGGCTCGTGCCAGTTCCACGGCACGTACAGGTCGAGCGTGTTCGCGCCGAGCGCGCGCAGCGCCAGCATCGCCGTGCGCCACGACGCGACCGGCAAGCGCTCGTAGAAGAACGCGCCGCCGAAGAAGAAGAACGGCCGGCCGTCGACCTGCAGCTGCGGCGCACCGTCGCGCTCGACCAGCACCGCGTGGTCGAACTGCGGCTGCGCGGGCGGGGGCGCCGCGCCGCCCGTCAGCAGGGCGAGCACGAGCGCGATGGCACGCCGCAGGCCCGCCCGATCGGTCATGCGAACGCTTTCGCCGTCCCGTGAACGATCTCTCGTTGCTTCTGGGCCTGCGCGGTCAGGTATCGATCGATCGGGTCGATAGTCCGGCGTTGCGCGACAACCCGCTGGGCGATCCGTCGGTGCGCCCGCTGGCCGTCTATACGCCGCCCGGGTACGATGCGCAGGGCTCGGGCGCGTATCCGGTGCTCTACTGTCTGCACGGATACGGCGGCGACGTCGCCGCGCTGGTCTCGAGCCGGCCCTGGGAGACGAACGTGCTCCAGTGGGCCGACCAGCTGATCGCGCAGGGGGCGATGCCGCCGGCCATCGTCGCGATCGTCGACGGGTTCACCCGCTTGGGCGGCTCCCAATACGTCGACTCGGTCCACAACGGCGCGTACGCGACCTACGTGGTGCGGGACGTGATCGGCCACGTCGACGCGCGCTACCGCACCCTGGCGCGCGCCGGCGGCCGCGGCGTGTTCGGCAAGTCGTCGGGCGGGTTCGGGGCGCTGCACCTGAGCTTGGCGTACCCGGGCGTCTTCGCCGCGTTCGCCTCGCACAGCGGCGATGCGTACTTCCCGTACTGCTATCAGATGGAATGGCCGGTCGCGATGATGACGCTCGAGCAGCACGGCGGCTCGATCGCGGCCTTCATGGAAGCCTACGAAGGGCGCAACAAACGCCCGCACGCGTTCATGGCGACCGTCAACCAGCTGGGCATGTCGGCCGCGTACTCGCCGCGCGCGGCGGAGCGCTGGGCGATCGATCTGCCGTGGGATCCGCGTACCGGTGAGATGCGCGCGGACGTGTTCGCGCGCTGGCTCGCGTTCGATCCCGTCGAGCGGGTCGCGGCGAGCCGCGACGCGCTGGCCGCGATGCGGCTGCGCTATCTCGATTGCGGCACCCGCGACGAGTACGGCCTCTACGTCGGGGCGCGCGTGTTCGCACAGCGCTGCCGCGACCACGGGCTCGCGGTGCGGCACGAAGAGTTCGACGACGACCACCGCAACGTCGGCTACCGGTACGCGATTTCGTTGCCGGCGCTCGCCGGCGCGTTGGACCGCGCCGGCTGAGCCCGAGCGTTACTGACCCTGGTGCTGCTGGCGCGCTTCGCGCAGCGCCCGCATCCGTTCGCGGCTGAGGTTGACCATCAGCACGAACCGGCCCGGATCGTTGGAACGCATCATGCCGCCACCACCGCGGCGACCGCCGCCGGGGCCGTTGGCTCCGGCGTTCGGCGGCGCGGCGGCCTTCATCGCGGCCACCATCTTGTCGCGCTCGCCCATGACCGCCTTCGACTCGTCGGGGCTGAGGATTGCGTCGATCTTCTGAATGTCACCGCCGAAGTCGGTGTCGGTGCCGTTGTTGACGCCGTCGACGATCGCTTGGATCTGCGCGCGATGAGCGGCCGAGAGGTCGTTCATGACGTTGGTCTTGGCGTCGTCGCGGGCTTTCTCCATCGCCGCGCGCATGCCGGAGTTGGGGCCCTGACCTCCGCCGTTGTCCTGCGCCTGCGCGTTCGATCCGCAGCCCGCCAGGAGCACGCTCGCCGCCATCACCGTGGCGGCGAGCGCCGAAAAGTACTGTCTCATGCCTGCGAGGATAGCGTGCGTTCCCGTGCCTTTCCTCGGAACGGGATGAGAGTCGCGAGAGGCCGAGTCAGGCGCGGACCCCTTCCCTCCCGCTCGGCTGGCGCTGCGCCTGCTTCGTCCGCTCGTCGGCACGGGCGAACAGGACCAGCATCTCACGGTTGAAGGCCGGGATATCGTCGGGTTTGCGGCTGGTCACCAGGTTGCGATCGACGACGACTTCGCGGTCGAGCCAGTCGGCGCCGGCGTTGCGCAGGTCGTCCTGGATGGTGAAGTAGCTGGTCAGCGAGCGCCCCTTGACGATGCCCGAGCTGATGAGCAGCCAGGGTGCGTGGCAGATCGCCGCGATCGGCTTGCCGGCGCGGTCGAAGGTCTGCACGAAAGCGCGCGCTTGGGGGACCATGCGGATCGCGTCGGCGTTGAGCGCGCCGCCGGGGAGCAGCAGCGCGTCGTAGCGCTCGGGATCGGCCTCCTCGAAGGCGAGGTCGGCCGTGACCCGGTCGGCGCGATCGTGGTGCTTGAATCCCTGCACCGGGCCGCGCTGCTCCGAGATGATGTCGACGACGGCGCCCGCGTCGCGCAACGCTTTGAGGGCTCGGCGAGCTCGGCCCACTCGAAGCCTTCGGTGGCCAGGCACGCGACGTGCGTATTGCTGAGTTGTGGCATGGGCGCGCTGTTCCCGCGCACGACGACGAGCACACGCAGCGCATGCCGTTGGTGGCAGTCGAGCAGAGGCGGCCCCGCTCGACCGGCCCTCACGTGACCGGGACCTCGGCCAGTGCGCGCGTCGCGTCGAGCGCGCCGCGCAGGTCGGCCAACAGATCGTCGATCCCCTCGATGCCGACTGAGAGGCGCAACAGACCGTCGGTGACGCCGCGCCGCTCGCGGTCGGGCTTGGGGATCGAGCCGTGCGTCATGCGCGCGGGATGGCAGAGCAGCGACTCGACGCCGCCCAGCGACTCGGCCAGCGAGAACAGCCGCACGTGCTTGGCGAACT
The nucleotide sequence above comes from Candidatus Sulfotelmatobacter sp.. Encoded proteins:
- a CDS encoding class I SAM-dependent methyltransferase yields the protein MTNPSDFQRESYRIDEQIWDAMALRSGERVLFLGLPNDGAWIARALEIGVKADVLSADDETLTRVEKLGAGAIRGSATMIPAGEAAYDAAVAMHYLHEIDPGFHGQVLTELARVAKRVVLIEPSPPADPLGRRIAALYGRAKREAGLFEAYQPIDYWRKLMALVKGDVWQSLLTFTRIPPKHAVAQTVDLVLEAMAIEEMPESYLDELRDLAARPDAQLLPLSRIVLVGTGAGEVPPQGAVEPFRPGVELVPPAPPAPPPAAPAIAAAPPQRTLPPPRTISPESIVQATDEPFTGFPLSTLRQEQPAAPASTPAAGKPTPPPKAPPAPKPPPVPTPPPVPAGQPGTPFGAPFALPGEDEDLDEDAPFGGGAPPPKDGFGWAWEPPENES
- a CDS encoding type 1 glutamine amidotransferase domain-containing protein, giving the protein MRDAGAVVDIISEQRGPVQGFKHHDRADRVTADLAFEEADPERYDALLLPGGALNADAIRMVPQARAFVQTFDRAGKPIAAICHAPWLLISSGIVKGRSLTSYFTIQDDLRNAGADWLDREVVVDRNLVTSRKPDDIPAFNREMLVLFARADERTKQAQRQPSGREGVRA
- a CDS encoding alpha/beta hydrolase-fold protein, with product MNDLSLLLGLRGQVSIDRVDSPALRDNPLGDPSVRPLAVYTPPGYDAQGSGAYPVLYCLHGYGGDVAALVSSRPWETNVLQWADQLIAQGAMPPAIVAIVDGFTRLGGSQYVDSVHNGAYATYVVRDVIGHVDARYRTLARAGGRGVFGKSSGGFGALHLSLAYPGVFAAFASHSGDAYFPYCYQMEWPVAMMTLEQHGGSIAAFMEAYEGRNKRPHAFMATVNQLGMSAAYSPRAAERWAIDLPWDPRTGEMRADVFARWLAFDPVERVAASRDALAAMRLRYLDCGTRDEYGLYVGARVFAQRCRDHGLAVRHEEFDDDHRNVGYRYAISLPALAGALDRAG